The segment ATCACCTGTTTAAACACATTACCGTGGGTTTATAGGAATACTTCATTCAGTACTGTTATCATAGTATTGTGCATGTCATTAAGTCCCATCAACAGTACAATTATAATGTTCGGCTCTTAATGGTCAAGTTGTGGAAGTCTGTCAACAGAATCGCAGATTTAGTAGAGCTATGTGCTGCAAGCTTCCAATATACTTTTCCTGGTGGGCATCTCATATGACTCAAGGATATACTATTTTCCTGATGGGCATGTCATGTGACTTAAGGACATACTTTATTGTAGTTCTCCTGATGGGCATGCCATGGTAATTTAAGGATATACTTTATTGCATAATACTGTACCCCTCTGAATTTAATGTTTTGCAAGTTAACATAAGGACACAAGGAAATCTTGTGCATGTTGCAAATTTTATTACAGGAATATTGTGTGCATAATATTTTGATGATAATTATAGCTAGTTTATTTTTGACAGAGATGTAGAATATAAATTGCATGGATATCAAAAACTCTAATACTGAACAGGAAGAACATGTAGCTGGAAATAGTGGaggtgggttgttttttttgtggggggggggggggggggttcattgtttatattttgtaggtTACCTCATTAGTTAAGAAAAAGTCTTTCAAGAAATTTCTTGGATGTTCATTGaaacattcaatattttcccCTTCTCCCCATCACAATACCCTGCCTAGTTGTTCATTTCTTTGTATTGATTTGATATGTCCTTTTCTTGATCATAGTTTACTTACAGTTATCACATGTTGTCACTTGTATAATGTTATAAGTATTCTCACTTGTATCGAGGTAGGTGTTACCCCAGATATTCACAACTTCTATACATCTGTTTGTTTTTCTGTGATGCTTGCTCAGTTTGACAAGTGCAATGTTGAGAGATGCACCTATTTGGGGTTTATTTTTTTGGTTGGTTCATTTTTTCGGGTACAAATGTGTGTAAGTTGTGAATAAACCACAAACACTTTTATACAACCATTTCATAttaaacaagattttttttcttcttcagaagttGTGATTTATACGATTGTATGGGATGTGACTGTTATGCATGGAACACTATGTTACTCTACATAAAGTAAAAGTTTGTTGACAGGATACTCCACACTTAATATACTTCATCTATATCTCCATTTTGTTAATGGTGTGGGAATTGTTGCACTACCCtttaaaaattctgtatatTATTCAGTACGTcaattttattaaatatttccaAGTTTGTtggatttgtaaataaaacgGATTTTTATCTTGGATCTTTGTGTTTTCTGTCTAGACTGCTTTATAAATTTAGAGGTGTAATCATAAAGCATCTTCGAATCCAGTGCAGAAGAAAAAGGTAAATATAATGACattatgtacatttatatacacatTGTTTATTGCATCTCACACTCTCGTGAGTCAAGGAAATCAACAGCAATGAAAAGATATGGTAAAAAAGTAAACATCAAGTTTTCTTGTGTCCCGAGTGACAATTTCCTGAAGTACAGCGATTTCTTGCCATATCTACCAGCATGGACCTTATTTATTGTCTGAATTCTAGTGattgtttggaaaaaaaaagttaatgcatttacatgtactaccaTCACTCCCAGTGATTACTTTATTTgcagaacttaatttttccaaaaacccataaaatttgcgtcattttactaatttcaccttattaaaaatgatagaaaaatagtacaaatgacttaaaatagcagacatatttcaagccctgtaaaatccagggGCTGGGCCCCCACCCCTGGACCCACTAGGGGCCTAAAGGTGGCCCCTCAGACCCCTTTCCTCATAAAGGGGCACCCCCACctcgtaaccgcaattcctggatccgcccctgagtGTGCTCATTAAAGTGGCCAATCTTGTTATATCCCACCATGTAAATACTGTGTACAGGGTAATTTCCCctcctgtacatgtatgtcccccccccccccccccccctacttcCCTTGCAAATGCATTTACCCAAATATAAATATGCCTAGTCACAATCGTGTTAATAGAAAATGTTTTCACCTagtccaatctaattaaaattagatgttagatccgctcacatactcgctacactaattttaattagattgcaccTAGTCTAAATTTGCCCACTAACAAGGAGGGTGGAAAtcgtggtggtgggggggggggggggggggctttctCATCACAAACAGGTACATCATGGTAAGAGGATCACCACTTTGCCATTATTCGGCCATCTCCATGACCTTTACTTCAAATTCATGTGAAGAACTATAGactcacatttttttttcatacttGTACAGTGATGATTGTGCCTAAATATTTCATTAGATTGACATTCAAATAATAAACTTCCTGCAAGACCCTGaccttatttttaaaatgtggttCATTTCTAAGTAACCTCCAGAGAATGTTTATCAAACTTAAAATTGTTTACTGTGCACCCCCATCTGTTTACTGGGCACCCCCATCTGAATATGTTCTCTTACATGTGAACATATACCTAGTTCAATTTTAATGAAACCTGTCCTCAAGACTGTTTACAACTTGAGCAAAGCAATGGTAAAACAATCGAGTTCTAAAGCCGagtataaatgtaaatattttattgatgaaggTTTGCTACTAAAGCCATGATATATCTTTGTTACAGTCAGTGTGTTCCGTGTTGTACGGCAGAAGTATGCTAGGAATGGTTTTGCTGCTCCAGTCTCCCTGAGAAGAAAAATGAAAGAGATAATAAATCGGACACAAACAGGGCCACACCGAGAAATCCGAGTATGTAGCCTGAACAAACTCACCCGGAACCTGCTCCCGTCCGATTTGTTACACTGCATGGATATTGGCGCGTTTTTGTAGAACAGCTCTAATGACCTCACTATGGTGGGAGTCCAGCTGACCGACTGATACCGTAATCCGGTGTCGTAAGTTTTATTAATTCTAAAAATGAAACCCGTGTCAATCAAGGACATACTTGGGGTATACAGTGAAGACTTCTTAATTACTGTAGTGTTATTATGATGATCtgggttttatttttacaaatatttgtaACGAGTCTTGACTATAAATTAGCTATGCAGGTTTTACGGAGGAATACCACACAAGAGAAATCTGTTAAGGATAAAAAGTGGTGGatatgtacaatgatattttgaaattgaaaagtttcgaATTTGccttatttagtaaaaaaaaaaatgcagttttagcaGAATGCAATCTGGAAAGAGAAAACCCCTGGTTGACTCTaactatggcacgccaaattcataaaaatgagctaaacatagtttcacagttgataaactaggtttaatatcgactgtaaactatagttaacgacgttaatctatatttcacatctgtaaaccatagttaacagataatctatgtttcacaaacgtaaactataattaacaatgaaaacaatcattagcgattgcaaaacatagtttatctgataattacggtttcacgattgtaaactacggtttacaagtctaaacTATTATTTACGAATGTAATGATAGTTTACGGTTTGTAAGATATAGTTTATAGTCATTAAATGCGccgaattcacaaaaaagtgataaacacagttttgtttaatatagtttatgagtaaaaatgGCAGTTAGCTATAGTTTACGAtcaaaaactataattaacgaatgaatctgtatttatcagcaaaatctattgttaacatttatttaaagacagataaacttggattagcatttgtaaactatagtttacaaccgttaaatatagttttacggatgaaatctatagttaacgaatcgttaactatagtttacggtccgtaaactatagtttacagtcgataaacctagtttatcaactgtgaaactatgtttagctcatttttgtgaatttggtgtGCCATATCTAACGCATAAACTACAGATCAGCAATCGACACGTTGACCTACTGAGCTACACAGCTATAGGCAATATAATTTTGTAtggctgatattcatatttttcaaaaggaagtcgCGGCCATTATGACggtgtagtattcctccttaaagtCATTGAATTACTGTGGATTCTTACGCATTTGCAAACTGGAAGAAGTGAGTTAGGGCCTGATCTGATATGGAACTTTTGCAGACCTCCAGATTACATCGTGGGTAATAGTGAATGTAATTTACACACATCTCCTCTTGTATAGAAAAACCACCCTgtaatgtaatatatacaggCATTGTAACGGTGTATAGAAAAACCACCCTgtaatgtaatatatacagacatTGTAACGGTGTATAGAAAAACCACCCTgtaatgtaatatatacagacatTGTAACGGTGTATAGAAAAACCACCCTgtaatgtaatatatacagacatTGTAACGGTGTATAGAAAAACCACCCTgtaatgtaatatatacagacatTGTAACGGTGTATAGAAAAACCACCCTgtaatgtaatatatacagacatTGTAACTGTTTTAGTGATCATTGAGAGAAACTTTTTACAAGTAACACAATATTACGATCATAATTACCAACGTGACCGCCGATCTGTTCAAAGTTCCGTCTACACAGGAAGTAATCAAAGCATCACCCTGCAAAAAACAACAATCCCTGTTACCGCAAAAGACAGTTATAATTCACATTACCCAATCCCTGTTACCGCAAAAGACAGTGTTAATTCACATTACCCAATTCCTGTTGCGCTTATAAGGTCTCGCCAAAAAGACCCACCCCTCTCACTTCAAAATGCGTTTggcgaactcacgacctccagATCCAACACTCTTAACCACTGAATCGCTGCCGGAAAGAATGTACAATGAATGCAACTTTAATTGCATTCTTGATCGGAGCCTTTTGCCTTCGGGGTATAAAATTAGGTTCGAATCACTCTTCGCCCACATCAATTTTGCAATAGCACAGTGAATGCGTGTTGTATATTGCCTACCTTGAACACTTTCTATTGCTATCAGCTTTAACTAAAGTAAAACTTAATGAAAaggtttgtaaaaaaaaaaaaaattataccaaCCCCTAAATGTTCGTttatattatgatttttttaaaaatcgttttGTTCAttaaaagaaaggtgaagatgacgaacagtgatcaatctcaaaaatcccataagcaatacaaaatagatagccgggcaaacacggacccctggacacaccagaggtgggatcaggtgcctaggaggagtaaacattccatgtagaccggtcacacccgccgtgagtcctacatattgatcaggtaaaccgaaTTACCCGTAGTTTAAATCattgtgccacgaacggtctaacaatcggtatgaaacacgtcagacagcatttgacccaatgaaaatAACACCCATGGGTATCCTACGAATTTGCATAATCAACAGCAcccataaattttgttttgatttaccGGAAGCACGTGGACATGTCGGGGAAGCGTACGGATTTCCTGGAAGTGTGGGCTGTAGTGATTGTCTCTGTTAAGCTCCAGCAGTTCGACCCCCCTCCTGATGTGTTTTGTGAAAACCTGCTTTCCAGTCAGGTGAGTATGGAGCTGGGAGGCGTAAACTCGAATACCATTGGGTGGTAACGCCTTAAAAAACAACAGCAACTATTGTAAGAACACTCGGATACCGCTGGGTGGTAACGCCTtaaaaaacaacagaaaatacTGTGCGCGTATTTATTTTAGcaggattcatattttagcgTCTTTGGTAGTGAAGCAAGAGCGATTATCTATAGTTACGTTagttaaattatgaaattctttATTTATCCATTTTCATACATCGAAGAAGTGCTAAATCATGATTACTCTATATAGTGCATCAGCTCAGACTGCGCCAAATTTTAAATACGCTAAATATCACACTTACGATACCTTCTAGAAAGTAAATTACAAGAGTTGGGGGTCTGACTGGGACAGTAAATTACAGAGTTGGGGGTCTGACTGGGACAGTAAATTACAGAGTGGGAGGTCTGACGTCAGACTGGTACAGTAAATTACAGAGTTGGGGGTCTGACGTCAGACTGGGAAAGTAAATTACAGAGTGGGGGTCTGACGTCAGACTGGGAAAGTAAATAACAGAGTGGGGGTCTGACGTCAGACTGGGACAGTAAATTACAGAGTTGGGATTCTGACGTCAGACTGGTAAAGTATATTACAGAGTTGGGGGTCTGACGTCAGACTGGTACAGTAAATTACAGAGTTTGGGGGTCTGACGTCAGACTGGGAAAGTAAATAACAGAGTGGGGGTCTGACGTCAGACTGGGACAGTAAATTACAGAGTTGGGATTCTGACGTCAGACTGGTAAAGTATATTACAGAGTTGGGGGTCTGACGTCAGACTGGTACAGTAAATTACAGAGTTTGGGGGTCTGACGTCAGACTGGGAAAGTAAATAACAGAGTGGGGGTCTGACGTCAGACTGGGACAGTAAATTACAGAGTTGGGATTCTGACGTCAGACTGGTAAAGTATATTACAGAGTTGGGGGTCTGACGTCAGACTGGTACAGTAAATTACAGAGTTTGGGGGTCTGACGTCAGACTGGTACAGTAAATTACAGAGTTTGGGGGTCTGACGTCAGACTGGGAAAGTAAATTACAGAGTGGGGGGTCTGACGTCAGACTGGTACAGTAAATTACAGAGTTGGGGGTCTGACGTCAGACTGGTACAGTAAATTACAGAGTTGGGGGTCTGACGTCAGACTGGTACAGTAAATTACAGAGTGGGAGGTCTGACGTCAGTCTGGTACAGTAAATTACAGAGTGGGGGGTCTGACGTCAGACTGGTACAGTAAATTACAGAGTGGGGGGTCTGACGTCAGACTGGTACAGTAAATTACTGAGTGGGGGGTCTGACGTCAGACTGGTACAGTAAATTACAAGAGTTGGGGGTCTGACGTCAGACTGGTACAGTAAATTACAGAGTGGGGGGTCTGACGTCAGAATGGGACAGTAAATTACAGAGTGGGGGATCTGACGTCAAACTGGGACAGTAATTTACAGAGTGGGGGATCTGACGTCAGACTGGGAGACAGTATTATTGTGTACCAAGCACACACCTGTTTTCTATTAAGTACTTACTATATCGGTTCTGTCCAATGTATTGAGTGCAGACTTTTGTGATGTACTTACAATCTCGGTACAGTCTGCTATGCAGTAACCTGGCAGTGTAAACATTGCCTGCTTGGGAGGGACGGCCATCTTGTTGGTGTATTCCAGACCTAACTCCATGATCCCAGAATCATACCTCCTCAGGTGTTTTGTGACGTGAAATCGTATTCCAGAGGAATCCACGACTCCTAATACAGAAGGAAGCTCAATGAGTAAAATTTCCTGAACTAGTTTATTTCCGTTATTTGGTCAAGGGAATAGTGTCAGTTCaatttgaacattcttttttttctctttgcCCGATGAAATATTCTCACCCCTTTTCAAGTCTGGATTGTTTAGATGGACCTCTAGAAGGACATAGCGAGATCTGGACGGACCTCCCACCGCCGTCCCTGCCTCGTTTGGTAGGAACATGGCCTGTTGATACACAATGTACAGATTATTAAAcgtatttgtgaaacactatgcTCCTGAGTATGACCAAGTTTAAGTATATAATGTATGGCAAATTGAATTTGACTTTGATCAGCTGCATTCCTTAGACCTCAGTTACCTGAGTATAAATTCTCTATCTCCAGtacaatagttatgaccattttaaaTTGTAGGCATACAAAGAGACAGAAAGCTAAATAATAACGATTTGCACCctttttctttgatattgtgTGCATGAAAGTATAATTTTCCAGCAAATTATTGAATTGTAAATGCATATTTCTTCACAATATTCTCGCACATGCGTTTCAAGTACATATCCTTCAAGTTAGAGCATAGTTAAGTAGAAAAGTGAGAAATTTGCAACAGAGCAAACTCTTTCGATAGTAGTATTGTGTACTTATCAGCGCACCGATTGCCTAGGCTCCAACACCTACCGATGCACCGATTGCCCAGGCTCCAACACCTACCGATGCACCGATTGCCTAGGCTCCAACACCTACCGATGCACCGATTGCCTAGGCTCCCAACACCTACCGATGCACCGATTGCCTAGGCTCCAACACCTACCGATGCACTGATTGCCCAGGCTCCAACACCTACCGATGCACCGATTGCCTAGGCTCCAACACCTACCGATGCACCGATTACCAAGGCTTAAATACCTACCGATGCACCGATTGCCCAAGCTTGAATACCTACCGATGCACCCATAGCCCAGGCTCCGATGACCTCTCGACATGCTGCTAACTCAGGGGGTTTGCCTTCGGCCATCCCTGGGCCATTATATGACGTCACTGTCTCATGGGGACTCAGCTGACAGTGGAAAACTTCAATATGATGAACGAGTCCGACACTTGCGTCTGTAATGATGCCCTCGTACTACAATCAAAGACAGGAAATAGGTCAATGTACAGGAAATAGGTCAATTTACAGGAAATAGGTCAATGTACAGGAAATAAGTCACATAAAAGATCGAAGAATTTACTGTTTGTCTGTAAATGATATCGGGATGTTTGTACTTATAGCAGTATGTATAGCTCACGCACGCTGTCCTGTGTCTTGTTAGTTAATTTGAAAATCaacatcaaatcaaaatctTAGCTGAAATGTATCAACTTCCAACAAGTGTCTTCTACATATAATACACTGTTCGCTCTCCAAAGAAACCTACTAAATAACAAGCTTCTCGGACAGAAGAAGGCAAAGCATTGAGTTCAAAACTTTATTGAGTACAATGGCATGGGGAtcttttttttaccattttaatgTGGCGCTTTGTAAGAAGTCATACCATTATACTATAGTAATGTGGTGCTTGGTAGGAAGTCGTGGGAGTTTTCATACCATTATAATGCGGTGCTTTTTGAGAAGTCCTGGAAGTTTTCTTACCATTATAATGCGGTGCTTAGTAGGAAGTCTTGGGAGTTTTCTTACCATTATAATGTGGTGCTTTTCGGGAAGTCTTGGGAGTTTTCTTACCATTATAATGTGGTGCTTTTCGGGAAGTCTTGGGAGTTTTCTTACCATTATAATGTGGTGCTTTTCGGGAAGTCTTGGGAGTTTCGTTACACACCACCAATAAGTCGTCTCCTTGGCTGGAATGGTTATCTTTCAAGTAAAAATTAACAGGATTCATTTCGAATTGATAGAGTATTATTCCCAAGTCAGCTGATATAAAACTAAATTCGGTGaattaccccctcccccaccaCCACTTCCACCTCCGGCTTCAAGTtacatgcaattacatgtaaaataactCAAACTGTACATTCAAAGAGAAAATATTAAACTATAACTACTGATTTTGATTCAAATGGACTATCCATTAAAGTAAGTTAAAAGCAAGCGTTTAACTATACACACATAGACCCGTTAAAAAAATACTATCGTGACTTTTGACTGACTTATGATCATGAAAAAGTCGACGTCAACCTTACTGTGGCTCTGTGTACAACAGAGTTTCATCATACTATCTTATTTCTAGgaggaaaatatatattaatgtaaaacaaTTTGACCAACTTTGATATagagactttgacctttgattaCCTTCAAAACCATCTGAACAATTGATTCTTCGTGTAAAGTTTCATTAAATACTAAAGCTTAAATCGTATTTAAggtaaataaatattcaaataaatcGTATTTGAGATACCGTCTATATAAACAATATGCATATGACCtggtgaccttgaactttaacCTGTTAACAATAGACGTCATGCATTGGTCATAGAGATTCTTCACGTGAAATTTCATTGCTAAATCAGACGTCtcaatattagtgaaaaatttcCGACGGgacatcaaacaaacaaacaaccatcAAACTGCATAGAATTTGATACAGCATCATCTTACCACCTGCTAACCTTTTAACCTCAAATTCGTGCTGACATCATTTGCTCATGGTGGAGAATTTTATTGTTGAATTCCATTGCAAAACCTCAGATAGTAAGAATCACACAGACCTCTCGACAGACATCAATACAAAACAATCTAAATCTATTACGTAAGGTAAAGTTTATCCTCACATCAATCTGCTAATGGATGGATCTTTCTGCATTATTAATCTTTGAAAATGG is part of the Ostrea edulis chromosome 2, xbOstEdul1.1, whole genome shotgun sequence genome and harbors:
- the LOC125679743 gene encoding dopamine beta-hydroxylase-like, with protein sequence MSFTIKTATPSTFFSVCSMDATRFIVILTTVVLVQTATSFRYKVQLDTERDLVLRWGVSYNSERIYFELSGKVLPDQWLAFGFSDYGEVEGADLAVVDFQSYKVHLRDCWTDDNALLWMDYRQNYEITDWKWQNNKIMVRFHRKFETCDDNDYTIDTGTTHIIFGVGNDIPRFGHPLPYSVKFGLQRVQLLKPDLPEPDIPSDTWYFDIVNPNITIPAKETTYWWCVTKLPRLPEKHHIIMYEGIITDASVGLVHHIEVFHCQLSPHETVTSYNGPGMAEGKPPELAACREVIGAWAMGASAMFLPNEAGTAVGGPSRSRYVLLEVHLNNPDLKRGVVDSSGIRFHVTKHLRRYDSGIMELGLEYTNKMAVPPKQAMFTLPGYCIADCTEIALPPNGIRVYASQLHTHLTGKQVFTKHIRRGVELLELNRDNHYSPHFQEIRTLPRHVHVLPGDALITSCVDGTLNRSAVTLGGFSIQEEMCVNYIHYYPRCNLEVCKSSISDQALTHFFQFANAINKTYDTGLRYQSVSWTPTIVRSLELFYKNAPISMQCNKSDGSRFRGDWSSKTIPSILLPYNTEHTDCNKDISWL